A region of Salmo salar chromosome ssa17, Ssal_v3.1, whole genome shotgun sequence DNA encodes the following proteins:
- the LOC106576459 gene encoding leucine-rich repeat-containing protein 37A2, with product MEELTLLLWLLIVPLQSFVLQPRVEMIPIEDSVRESDPWSDWRPERLRETPTADEEEGEELTATHLEERSEEEGRSEEGLTLETDSEKWRIEEEKGAAEQEGHEEERGIEEERKLVGGLDYREKNRFENGEIEADEEHEEEEERRDNGEGRDKEGIRSDDEERDGKEQRAYGGEEKLEEDLRVGEVKEPSVDQSEGDYLVDLPPPTSTSSSPVEKVMDTQPVNQAINKPMSPPPAAMPVPLYDVTPPPATQHGPPPVTPSTPSQVPESATHALAPASHIQDPAPEAEEAISLVDSELIMVQSVTDSSQTNLREWESFVSQAMEVKVGPIVKVSINHNQTERNSIVFLKETENTVKQLKSTAKPKQAKPTDKELQPTAKPKEMTKPTVTVQTNPTPKTLDTKPIPKTQQTNHTPKTQQIQPTPETQLTKSRSERQLTKPTPKTLQAKPTPKRLQAKPTHKTLQTKPTPKTLQTKPTPKTQQTKPTAKPAVPKHTMKLTSTTKSFKTKTRKHQKKDKINERKGKPLKKDNKTKETKQEKKEGTNPAYFPYFKDNYCPPECACYGRVVQCSDKGVEKVPYGIPYNSRYVLLMNNRIDSIQLDLLNEYLSMEFLVLSNNRLTDGSIEGAFESILALRRLYLDRNLLESVPTDLPASLEELRLDNNQLNVMSEGAWGHCPGLLVLSLSNNSLGNGNNTLTSGQPAHPQPGPQPAGLGASGLTAIYQGVVPPWQPYPEVPREGLHGYLRPGDSGSER from the exons ATGGAAGAACTCACTCTGCTACTCTGGCTCCTTATAGTTCCTCTTCAATCATTTGTACTTCAGCCCA GAGTGGAAATGATCCCCATAGAAGACTCGGTCAGAGAATCAGATCCCTGGTCAGACTGGAGAcctgagagactgagggagactcCAACAGCAGATGAAGAGGAGGGTGAAGAACTCACTGCAACCCACCTTGAAGAGAGGAgcgaggaagaggggaggagcgaGGAAGGACTAACTCTAGAGACTGACTCTGAAAAGTGGAgaatagaggaggagaagggggcagCAGAGCAGGAGGGCCACGAGGAAGAGCgagggatagaggaagagagaaagctgGTTGGAGGGCTTGATTACAGAGAGAAGAATAGATTTGAAAATGGGGAGATAGAAGCTGATGAGGaacatgaagaggaggaggagagaagagataatggagaggggagagataaagaAGGGATTAGAtcagatgatgaggagagagatggtaaGGAACAGAGAGcatatggaggagaggagaaactagAAGAAGACCTGAGAGTTGGGGAAGTTAAAGAACCCAGTGTAGATCAAAGCGAGGGAGACTACTTAGTTGACCTCCCCCCTCCAACCAGCACTTCCTCCTCTCCTGTAGAAAAAGTAATGGACACTCAACCTGTCAATCAAGCTATCAACAAACCCATGTCCCCTCCCCCTGCAGCTATGCCTGTTCCACTTTATGATGTCACTCCTCCACCTGCCACTCAACATGGCCCTCCCCCAGTTACACCATCTACCCCCTCTCAAGTTCCAGAGTCTGCCACTCATGCTCTCGCTCCTGCCAGTCATATCCAAGACCCGGCTCCAGAGGCAGAGGAGGCCATCTCATTGGTGGACAGTGAGCTCATTATGGTTCAGAGTGTGACTGACAGCTCCCAGACCAACCTCAGGGAGTGGGAGAGTTTTGTTTCGCAGGCGATGGAGGTCAAAGTTGGCCCAATTGTCAAGGTTTCAATCAACCACAATCAGACTGAGAGGAACAGCATTGTCTTTCTCAAAGAGACAGAAAATACAGTCAAGCAGCTAAAGTCTACAGCCAAACCAAAACAAGCAAAACCCACAGACAAGGAACTGCAACCTACAGCCAAACCAAAAGAGATGACAAAACCAACAGTGACGGTACAGACAAACCCTACACCCAAAACACTAGATACAAAGCCTATACCCAAAACACAACAGACAAACCATACACCCAAAACACAACAGATACAACCTACACCTGAAACACAACTGACAAAGTCTAGATCTGAAAGACAACTGACAAAACCTACACCCAAAACACTACAGGCAAAACCTACACCCAAAAGACTACAGGCAAAACCTACACACAAAACACTACAGACAAAACCTACACCCAAAACCTTACAGACAAAACCTACACCCAAAACACAACAGACAAAACCTACAGCCAAACCAGCAGTGCCAAAACACACAATGAAGCTGACATCGACCACCAAGAGTTTCAAGACAAAGACAAGGAAACATCAAAAGAAAGACAAAATAAATGAGAGGAAAGGTAAACCTCTAAAAAAGGACAACAAAACCAAAGAGACAAAACAGGAGAAGAAGGAGGGCACAAATCCGGCGTACTTCCCCTACTTCAAAGACAACTACTGTCCCCCGGAGTGTGCCTGCTATGGACG AGTGGTCCAGTGTTCCGACAAGGGAGTGGAGAAGGTTCCGTACGGCATCCCTTATAACTCCCGCTACGTCCTCCTGATGAACAACCGCATCGACAGCATTCAGCTGGACCTGCTCAATGAGTACCTGTCCATGGAGTTCCTGGTGCTCAGCAACAACCGGCTGACAGACGGTTCCATCGAGGGGGCCTTCGAGAGCATCCTGGCCCTGAGGCGGCTCTACCTGGACCGGAACCTACTGGAGAGCGTGCCCACAGACCTGCCCGCCTCCCTGGAAGAGCTGCGTCTGGATAACAACCAGCTGAACGTGATGTCGGAGGGGGCCTGGGGCCACTGCCCCGGCCTGCTGGTCCTCAGCCTCAGCAACAACAGCCTGGGGAATGGGAACAATACTCTCACCTCTGGGCAGCCTGCGCACCCTCAGCCTGGACCGCAACCGGCTGGCCTCGGTGCCTCTGGGCTTACCGCTATCTATCAGGGAGTTGTACCTCCGTGGCAACCTTATCCAGAAGTTCCCAGGGAAGGCCTTCATGGGTACCTCAGACCTGGTGATTCTGGATCTGAGCGCTAA